The following DNA comes from Funiculus sociatus GB2-C1.
TTCTTGTAATTCTAGTCTCGCCAGGGATGTAGCCGCATCCGCTAGCTGTAAAGCTAAATTCGCCCGACAAATTGGGTCTTTTTCTTTCCAGAGATCCTTCGCTAGAAAATTGACTCGATAGCGAAACATTTTAATTGAGCAGGGCGGAATAACTTTAATTTTCATAGCTATAATCTCTTTTCTACAGCAGCTCGAATGCGAAGGAATACCCATTCTGGCTCTAGGTACACAAATGTTAGCAATATCACTTCATCTTCACTAATAATTTTTACATCGTAGGTTGTTTGTTGAGGTTCAACCAGTTCATGTTTCACAACTACAGTGTATTCCCCAACCGGAAGGTCATCAAAACCCGCATCCGCATAAATAAAGTCAAAAGTCTCCTCTGCAAGCGGCTGTCCGTCTTGCCGAAGTAAAGTTACAAATGCAATGCCATCAATGGAAGTCAAGGCATTGTTATCTTGATTCCGAATCATCACGAAAATATCGGACATCTAACCATTGCCTTTCGTTTCTAGTGTCACGAGTTTATCTCAAAATGAAAGCGATCGCTTTTTGATTCGGTGAGCAGTAATATTGCTGTAGCAAACTTCTATTCAGAGGCGCTATGTTCATTAGCCTGATTGCAGACTACGGAAACGGTGATCCAGCATTTGCTGAGGTTACACAACGTCTTTTGATGGCTTTACCAGCATCCCAGATTTACTGCCTCTCGGTGCCTCCCTTCAGTACCCTGGCGACTGGCTTTTGGGTGGCGCAACTCGGACTAAACCCTGGTTCCGCAGATCGACTAATATATCACAATTGCGCTCCTCGCCAAGATGACCCGGAGGCCCGTAAAAACAACGAGGGCGAGGGATTGACGTATGCTCTGCTACCAAATGGTGTCAAAGTGGTGGGTGTATTTGCTGGCTACACTCTCTCTTTTATCAAAGACCATGCTGAAGTTTTACACACAGTGAAGGTTTCGCGGGGAGGATCGCAGTTTCGATCGCGGGATGTGTTTCCCACTGCTGCTGCTGCGATCGCTTCGGGAGATACTAGCCTTTTGGGAGAAGTCTTGCAGCCAGACCAGATACCTGATGCACCAAGCGATCGCATCGCCTGGTGTGATGGCTACGGTAACATTAAAACCACTATCCCCGCCCATAGCGTCGATTTGAAACCAGAACAAAAGGTGGTGGTTCGAGTCGGAGATGTGGTCAGCGATGCCATCTACTCAGACGGTAGTTTCAAAGTCCCAGAAGGAACTCTGGCATTTTCGCCGGGAAGTTCTGGTTGGAATTCCGCTAAAGATAATCAACCGATCCGCTGGATGGAGTTATTTCTGCGCGGCGGAAGTGCTTGGGAACGTTTCGGCAGACCCCGCTTAAATCAGTTAGTAACTCGCCTGAGTTAACCAAATTAAAAATTAAAAATGCAAAATCCTAATTAATTTTGCATTTTTAATTTTTTGAAGGCTGTTTGGAATTTCCTGCCGCTGCTTGCACCACATTCCAAAATGCTGAAACAAATGCCGCTGCTAAAAGTACCAACATCAAAGTACCGAGAGCTGCAAAGGGAGAGAAAATGGTTAATATTAACAATGCCAAAACTATAATTGACACCACCGCTCTATTCATAAGTCTCATTTCCAGTTCCAGGCTACTCATACAGCATATCAAGGCGATTCCCTAAACCGCGCCTTCCCCTTTGCTGAATTTAATCTCATCACTTTGAGAGATGAAACGCCGATTCACAAACTCCAAATGTGGAGAAAATTTAGCTATGAGGCTCTACTTTTTTAAAGACTCTCAGCACTAAAAAACACAACAAAGCACCAATTAAGCTTATCTGCCATAACCCACAACCTGCGGCAATTCCCAACGCCGCAGAAACCCAAATAGCAGCAGCAGAAGTGAGTCCGTGAATTTTAATCTTTTTCCTCGATTCCTGCTGCGATTCCCGTAAAATTTCCCCAGCACCTAAAAACCCAATACCCGCTGTAATTCCTTGAATTACTCTACTTAGAGCATCAGAGTTTAGTTCATTCTCATCTACCAAAAGGGGTATTAATGTCAAAAGTGCTGCACCAAAACTTACCAGCATATGAGTTCTTAAGCCAGCTGGTTTGTTCTTTAGTTCGCGTTCTATACCGATAATCGCTCCAACAAGCATAGCAAAGCATAGCCTGAAGCTGATGCCTAACCAATCATTCGGGGAAAGTAAGTAAGTTTGTGACAATTTTGTACTGGAAGAAGGAATACTTCAACCAGTTTAAGTTACAAGCTGTTTTGGGTAACGGAGAGGGAGGGATTCGAACTCTCGGAACCTTTCGGTTCACTCGATTTCAAGTCGAGCGCATTAGACCACTCTGCCACCTCTCCAGGTTCATTTTTTTATCATATCAAGATTGGTGGATCTTTTGACTACTGGCTGAGGATTGATTGTACTGACTCTTGGCGACGATAAAGAATTTGCTCGGATGCTATGTTGAAGCCACCGCCAAGCCAAACGAGGGAGACTTGGGAGACGACACCGTTTTGCAGGGAAACAAGGGAGAAGTTACGCAAGCGATCGCTTGGTGTCTGAATAATCCGGGGTACACTTGCCGCATTTAAGTAAACTGTGCCTTCTGCGCCGACATAGATAGGGTTTCGCAGCTCTTTAGTATGACGCAGTTGGTGGTGCATATGACCGAAGGTAACTAGGGCAATGGTTTTACCCTGGTTGCGAGATTGAGCGATCGCATCCGCAAAATCCGGATCGCCATAGTCGCCGCCGATGGGATACCAATCTTTCCCGCAAGGATCTTCTGCGCGATCGCCTAACCCGATTGGGCCATTGTGTCCCATAAAAATGATAGTTTCATAAGCGGCGCTATTTGCTGCCGCGACGATGCGCTCGGTGGATTCTGCAAAATTCGTTACTTTGTAACGCTCTTGATAGAATTCCGCATTTTTCCAAACCAAGCCACCCCAGCTAAAGGGACGACTCCCGACCACACTTAAATTGAGTTCTGGAAAGTCGAGCTTACCATAGCCGACATGGGCTTCTCCCAGTAAATCCAATTGTTCCTGCACTCGGTCTTCTTTTTCACGGTCGTAGGGACACCGCTTTCTACCCCAATCTGAGGCACTATACCAAGCGTCATGGTTGCCCATAATTGCTGCTTTGGGGAGATTGAGAGATGCGATCGCCTCTACTACATCCACCGATTCATTACCAAAATCCCCCACAAACAGCACCAAATCAACACCTAGATGCTTGAGGGCTAGTTCGTCCTCAGCTTCCCATTGGTCGTGAACATCTCCCACAACAGCGATTTTGATGGATTTCTCTTGATAACTCGTCATGCCTACCCCCTTGCCTATATTCCAGAATAGCAATCTGAGGAACGAGAGAAATTTCTTATATAAAAAACCTAATCCCCCACAGCAGCTTTTGGTAAAAACAACTATAATTACTGATTACACCCCTAGCAACTTGGTACTCAAGGCATCTTTTAACTGTGTTTACCAATACACTTCCCCAGCGCACTATTACCCAGACCGACGCACTCCCTTACGATTTGTTTGAGGCAATAAAAGCCTTAAAAGAGAAGCTTAACGCCGTTATTATTGCCCATTACTATCAAGACCCTGATATTCAGGATGTAGCAGATTATATCGGGGATTCCTTAGAACTTTCTCGCAGAGCAGCCAGCACCGATGCTGATGTCATCGTCTTTGCAGGGGTTCACTTTATGGCGGAAACGGCCAAAATTCTCAATCCAGATAAACTGGTGTTGCTGCCAGATTTGGACGCAGGTTGCTCTTTGGCAGATAGTTGTCCGCCGGATGCCTTTGCCAAATTTAAAGCTGCTCATCCCGGACATTTGGTGGTTTCTTATATTAACTGCTCCGCTGAAATTAAGGCGATGAGCGATATTATTTGCACAAGTTCTAACGCGGTTAAAATTGTCAACCAAATCCCAGAAAATCAACCGATAATTTTTGCTCCCGACCGAAATTTAGGGCGATATGTTATGGAGCAAACTGGGCGAGACTTGGTGCTGTGGCAAGGTAGTTGTATTGTCCATGAAACCTTCTCTGAAAAGAAGATTATCCAGCTAAAAATTCAACATCCAAATGCTGAGGTAATTGCTCACCCTGAGTGCGAACCTCCAGTTTTGCGCCACGCCAATTATATTGGATCTACTTCTGCTCTGCTGAATTATTCTCAAGCAAGTGATAGCCGGGAATTTATTGTTGCTACTGAGCCGGGGATTATCCATCAAATGCAGAAGCGGGAGCCGAATAAAAAGTTTATTCCAGCGCCGCCGATGAATAATTGTGCTTGCAATGAGTGTCCGTTTATGCGGTTAAATACGCTGGAGAAGCTTTATTTAGCGATGAAAAATCGAACGCCAGAGGTGACTTTACCGGAGGAAATGCGAGTTGCAGCGTTGCGTCCAATGCAGCGGATGTTGGAAATGAGTATTTAATTGAACCTTTTTATTAGCCCTTTTTCAGGAGATTCTCAAAGGATTTCTCTAGTGTTTGGGCTTTAAGGTGTCGCTTTTTCTTAGCCCCCCTTAAAAAGGGGGGTTGGGGGGATCAAAGCATAGTTGTCATCGGTGCAAATCCCTCCTAGTTAAAAATAATTGTAGGTTGGTTTGAGGCACGAAACCCAAGGGAGCAGCCCGTTTTTGCAAAAATACCTGGCGATTGGAAATCGCGGCTACACAAACCAAGTCCGCCTGCGCGGACTCAATTGGGCGATTTGCAAATACGGGATGCTCCCCGAAACCCAACTACGCTTTAGCTAAAATCGGAAAAATGAGTAAAGAGTGTTTAATTGTTTTTACTCGCTATCCAGAACCGGGAAAAGCGAAGACTCGATTAATTCCGGCTTTGGGAACCCAAGGTGCGGCAAATCTTCATCGTCAGTTAACTGAATATACTCTTTCACGGGTTAGGGAACTCCAGGGGGAACGTCCTACGAGTGTGGAAGTTTATTTTTCTGGCGGTAGTCAACAGCTGATGCAAGACTGGCTAGGGGCTGATTTTGTCTGTAAGCCTCAAGTTGATGGAGATTTAGGGTTGCGGATAGTGTCGGCGTTTGATGGTGCTTTTAGTAACGGGATAGAGGGTGCTTTGATTATTGGCACTGATTGCCCCGATTTGAGTGCGAAAATTATGTCAGAAGCGTTTGATGGGCTAATTCTGCACGATTTGGTTTTGGGGCCAGCGTTGGATGGAGGATATTATTTAATAGGTTTGCGTCGGGTTTTTCCCCAACTGTTTGCGGAAATTCCTTGGGGAACTTCGGATGTGTTGGCAAAAACTATAGCGATCGCGTCCTCTATGAATTTGAGTATAGCTTATCTTCCACCTCTGGCTGATATTGACCGTCCAGAGGATTTGGCACAACTTAAAAATTTTGAATTGTAGAGATGCGATATATCGCGTCTAGAGTTAGGAGTCATGAGTGACAGAAGCACCAAGGATTTCGGTTATTATTCCAGTTTTAAATGAGGCTTCCCGAATTAGATTAAATTTAGCAAGCTTTGAAAAGACGACAAATGTGGAAGTGATTGTGGTGGATGGGGGAAGTCAGGATGAAACTGTCGCTATAGCTAAATCTTTGGGTGTACAAGTTCTGTCTACTGCTGCTGGTCGCGATCGCCAAATGAATGTGGGTGCTAAAGTTGCTACAGGGGATATTCTGCTATTTCTTCATGCGGATAGTCGTTTACCTTTTGGTTTCGATGCTATGGTTCGCCAAGCATTAGCTGAAAGAGGAACAATTGCTGGTGCATTTGAGTTGAAGATTGATGCACGGATGCGATCGCTTCGTCTGGTAGAAAAGATGGTAAATTGGCGATCGCGCTTTTTGCATCTACCCTACGGTGATCAAGCAATCTTTTTGAAAGCATCGGTTTTTCACGAGATTGGGGGTTTTCCCAATCTCCCAATTATGGAAGATTTTGAATTTATCCTTCGCCTGCGACGTTTGGGAAATGTTACTCTTGTCCCCGCTTCCGTGTTGACTTCTGCACGTCGTTGGCAAAAACTTGGGGTGCTAAAAACTACCTTAATTAATCAGATTGTAATTATTGGTTATTTCCTGGGATTTTCCCCCTCTCGACTTGCAGAATTTTATCGCACTAGGAAGTAAGTAGAGAAGTTTTCTAGGTTTTCAGTTATTATTCTTAGGATTTTTAATACCCATAATAGGGATTTATGGGAATTTCAGCCCCACCACCAACAGCCCCGGCAACTAACCTAGTGGCGTAGTAATAGATTGACATTTTGCTGCCGTTGCGCTAAATCTTGAACCGAGCCAATATCAACCAAATTACCTTTACCAAACGCGATCGCACTTTCATCATCTTCTGCAAAACTTGAAAGAGCGATCGCGCATTTTAACGCCTCAACCCAGCCACCTAGCAAAGTTTTGTTTCTGGGTATCGTCTGGAGACTCCACTGGGACAATTTTATAGGAAGTCGGACGAGGCTCTGCCAAAGTCACCAGACTTGTGCGGAGTTCATCTTGATGGAAAACTGTAACTTGGATAGTGTTACCTGGATTGTAATCTTTCAGGCGATCGCTCAAATTTTGCGCCGTCACCCGAAAACCGTCTATCGCCAGCAACTCATCTCCCGCATCAATTCCGGCTAACTGCGCCGGAGAACCCGCCTCCACAAATTTGAGCATTTCCCGCCCGTTTTCTGTCTTCGCCGTCACCCCCAGGTAAGCAACTGGTTCCTCTTTTTCCCCAACCAAGCGCAAGCCAAAAGGTGACAAATACTCATCAAAAGGTAGCTCATCGGTTCCGTCAACGTATCGAGCAAAAAACTCCTTCAAATCTGTTTCAGCAACCGATTCAATTACTTGCTGCAACTCTTCTGGAGTAAAACCGACTTCATCTTGCCCAAATTGCTGCCACATTTGCCGCATCACATCATCAAGCGATCGCTTATTTTCATGACGCGCTCGAATCAGCAAATCTAGCAAAAATGATACCATTTCCCCCTTTAAATAGTAGGAAATCTGAGAATTTCCACTATTAGCATCCGGGCGATAAAGCTTAATCCAAGCATCAAAACTCGACTCGCTTGCGGGTTGCACCCGTCTCCCCGGTGTTGTTTGTAACCGGGTAATCTCCTTACCCAACTCATTCAAGAAAGACTTAATATCATATATCCCAGCCCGAAACGGAATCACTAAGTCGTAATAACTCGTCGTCCCCTCACTAAACCACAGAGAAGGCGTGTAATTTTCTCCGGTATAATCAAACACCTCCAGCGCTTTCGGGCGGATGCGCTTAACGTTCCACAGGTGAAAGAACTCATGCGCCACCAACTGCATGAAGCGATTGTACTTATCCGGTTCGCGAAACCCGAAACGGTGGTAATTCAAGGTGCAAGAGTTCTTATGTTCCAAGCCACCAGCCCCCGTAGAAGCTAGATGCAGCAAAAACACATATCTGTCATAAGGTAAACCCCCATACAGTTGAGCTTCCACCTCAATAATTTTCTGGATATCCGGAATCATTCGCTCTGCTTCCGCGTTACCCTTTCCCCAGATAGCTAATTCATGGGGTTTTCCCATAACCTCAAAGTGATACAACTGATGAGTCCCAATCTCGAAGGGACTATCTACCAGCGTGTCAAAATCAGGAGCCAGGAAGGTATTTCGATTGTCGATTGTCGATTTTGGATAATCAGATTCCTGGTTAGATTCGGCACTTTCTGATTTTTGCCGAACATCCCCGGAGCCAAAATTTAAAATCGGCAATTCCAAATCAGATGCAACTTGTAAGGGTGTTGTGATGTGCCACTCTGGGCGCGGCGGCACAATTGTAATTAGAATTGGTTGTTGCTCAAATTCTGGTATATAAAATAACAAGGCTGCGCTGTTAAAATAGCCGTGAGTTGCGTCCAGATGATTTGTCCGCACTGTTAGCTCGTTAGCAAATACACGGTAATTTACTGTAACTTTTGACACACCATTTGTGTCTACTTGCCAATGATTTTTACTTAATTTGCGCCACGTCAGAGGTTGGTCGCCGGAATAAGCAGAAAAATTTTGCAGATGCTTGGAATACTCGCGCACCAGATAGGAACCAGGAGTCCACACAGGCATTTTTAAATCCAGAACCTGTAGCTGCCAGTCCCGTAGAGTTAAAGATACCTCAAATAAATGGGATTCGGGTTCGCGGATTGCCACCAGGTAATGAATTTTTGGTGCGGTCTGAGGTAAATAGCGATCGCGAACAACGGTTGCTTGTGTCATTTTTAATTTTTATGGGGAACTATTAACTAATGTAGCGATTAGCCAGTTGTCCGTCGGCGTGGGAAGGTGGAATCCCAATCCCACTTTCCCACTCTTACCTGAGTACTACCTAAATTCGTCCCGCCAGATGGGTTAGTTGCTTGAGGTTAGTTAAATGTAGCGTCTGACGTGCCGGATTGATCTTGATCCAGCCTTTACTATCCAGTTTCCCCATAATTTTTGTCGTGTCCTCGACGCTGATATCTGTGACATTAGCCAAATCTTTAAAGGGGATATTAAAGATTTCTGTTCCCGTCTCAGTGGATTCGCCATAGTTTTCTCCCAAACCCACTAGAGTATTGGCTAATTTCACAGCTGGCGGCTGATGGCGCATTTGAAATCGTAAGTTAGTTTGGCGCAGACGCTTCACCATCAGTTGCAACATTCGGTGATGCAATTGCGGATCTTTGAAAAGAGTTTGAATAAACCGCTGGGCGGAGACACTGAGCAATTCTACTGATGAGAGAGCAATTACATCGGTGGAACGGGGAGATTCATCGAGAATTGCCATTTCCCCAAAAAAATCACCTCTGCCCAATATCGCCAAGGTAACGACATCTTCCCCAGAGAGACGACGTACTTTTACCCAACCTGACACTAAAAAGTAAACTGCATTGCCCCAAGCGTCTTCCATCAAAACAGCTCTATCTGATGGGTATTCGTGATCGACTGCAACAGACAAAAGCCATTCTAATGTCTCTGGAGCGGCAGTGTTAAATAAGGGGAAAAGCTCAGAAAAAGCTTTGGTCTGCATGAAAGGAAGTGTAAGGTGTGAAATTTTAATTTAACTTCTGAAAATACTATTATCTAGGATGGGCTATTAATCGTTTCATTGTTTAGCTTAGATAATACCCTACCGCAATAGGTACTCTCTTTGATATAGGCTTTTGTAGTCGCCGTACAGCCTGCCTTTCATTCCTATAGCAGCGATGGGCTAAACGCGCGATCTCATCCGCCTTGGTTTGAGCTTTCGGCTTTCATCCTTCCTTGAGCCTTGAGGAAAAAGCTTCTCCTACGCTTAGATTATCATTACCGAGGAGCCATCTTATCCCTTAACGCGAACAGAATCATCGTGTTTGCGATCGCTTGGCAACGGACTGAGGGTTGAGAGCTGTTGCTCAACGCTTTTTAGCAGGTGATTGAGGGCTTCTTTGTTCGGCATGGGATCGGATGAAGCGCCCTGCAAGGAGTCTGAGCCGTAGACATCGCATATTTGATTCACCTTGCGCTGAAGTTTCTCCCCAATACTCAAAGCTTCCCGCCACAGAATTGAGAGTTGCTGCTGCTTATAAGCCTTCAAAGCTTCTCCCCGAAACACTTGCAGGGTTGCCTCATCTCCATACTGGGAAGGCATAATCTGCAAGCGCAGCAACAAACTTTCTTGTTGATAACATCGCTCAATCTCAACCTTTTGATGCTGTTGGACTGGCATTAAAGGTAAGCTTCCTATCCGCTTTAGCTCGTCGATAACTCCTTGCAAAACGGGCAGAGGCAGCCCTGAGATCGCGCAATGTAAGACGTTATCTCGACTACAGAGAATGTTACCTTCATACAGATGGCGTTCGCAATCAATCCGATCAATTGTCCCGCTCAACGCCCGCCGCAGCAATTCTTTAAGGAGCTGCTGCGGCGAAAGAGTTGTTAAAACTGTAGAATCATAAACCTGATGGGGTGAAGGGTATGCGCCCGCTACTCGCTCTTTACTAACGGGTGTCTTTTGTCTAGCGCCCGTGTCTTTGTTGTCGCGCTTTAAATCTGATTTTCCAGTCGGTCTTTCCTGAGTTGGCCCGGAAGCAGGTTGAGCGTTTGCGCTATTGATTTCCTGTATCAACTCCTGTGGACTATCCACAATCAAGGTTGGTAGAGTGTCCCGATTTATCCGATCAGACTTTTTGTGCAGTTTTTCCTCACCAACTCGACTGCCTGAGGGTTTGGTTGCCGGAGTTGGGGTTTGGGCATCTTGAGCTGGTTGCTGAGAATTTCCGGTATTTTTCAAGTAGGCGCTGAGCATTGCCTGTAGAGCCTCGGCTTTTATTACCTGAATTTCTAGCGAGTAGTTCTGGTAAGCCAGGATGCGGCGGAGGTAGTCTAAGGTGGCGGTATCGTCTGGATGCACCATGCCCAGTTTCAGGCAGCTGCCTTCAACGGCTAGGGGTAAGATTTGATAGTAAAGACAGGCTTCAAAGGGCAGGAGCTTGTCAATCAGTCTAAACATTTGTTTACATCTATCGAAGGTGGGATTGGAGAACCAACACGGTTCACTGAAAGCCAAATATCCAAACCCTACGATTTGTTGGGATAGCACCTCATCCAACAAATGCTATATGCCTGTTGAGTGAGGTGCCAAGGGACTAACCTACAACTATTCTTAAGCAGACCGTATTGGATTGGAAAAAAAGCAAAGACAAAGGTAAAAGGTTCTTATGCAAAAGGCAAAAAGAATTTTTCCTCCCTAGCCCCTAGTCCCTATTCCAAATATCTAAGTCCTGATTAATATCTTAGATGCACCTTCGATGGAGTTACCGCGATTGATTAGCGGTTTAATGTCAATAAACCAGTCAATAGTTATAGTTTCGTTAAGACTATAGGGAGAGAATGCCAGTGTTTTTCGGCACGGCTCAGGGATCGCTCCGCAAAGCTTGAGCGGCTAAGTATAGTTTGCTCCATTCTCCCATAACTTGATGGCTTTTCATGTTCAACTCAGCCGCGATCGCTTCCATTGATTTACCATTTTTCAACAGCTCAATTAGCTGGCGACTTACCGGGGTAACGCTTTCGCACAATTGCTGCCATTGGGTGAGTGTCAGCCCAAAGCTATCCTGTACAGAGGTTTGTAGCCAATTTGCGACTAGCTCTGGCTGAGTTTTGATGGCAAAAACCCGAATCGCGTGGTAGCTGACTTTCTCCCGCAGACGATAAACTTCTTTGATCTGCAAGTTCAAGGCGCTGGCGATCGCTTCTTGAGACTTTCCTTGCAGGTAAAGCTCTAACCATGCAGCAGCTTCTTTACTGACGTTTTCAGTTAAATAACTCCTAAATTCCTGCTTAACAGCTGTCCGCATGGACATTTGTTCTTCAATTGCCTGATTTTCTTGGTATTGGGAAACCGCTTGCGCGTCTAGTAAACTCACCGGATTGTCTGCTTCATCCGGCGTCACTTCCTCAGAAACCAGTCGCACTAACTCTCCATCCGGGACGTGAGTCATGCCGCCACGCTGAGATCGACGCAGATAGTTAACAAACCTGTACACTAACAGCGGCTGGTTGCGAATCGGTCTAAGGCAATATTCTTCAATGCTGCTCATCAGCAGGGAGTTACGAAGACGAGTGTCTTCGGTACATTTGGTAATCCAGGTAATTTGTTGTTGAATGTAGCGATCGCTATGAAGTAATTCCTGAATTACTTCCTGCAACACATCTGCTACTGCTCGCTGGCGATCGCGCGACAAAGCCACCCAAGTGCGGATTTTATTCCTCAACAACACCAAACTGCCCAGCCGCGTAGTCAAGTTGCGATAGGCACGCTCTGGCCCCACTCCTAAATAACGTTGCCGTAAAATGCGATAGCGATATTCCATCGCTTGCTTAGCAATTGTCATCTGAGTTGGGTTAAACGTTTCAAAACGCTCTAAGTCCTCGCCCATCAGCCAGCTAATAATACTTTCGTGGGTTGCTGCGCTATATTCAGGACAGTCAGATGCCAGCTCTTTTCGCCAATTCTGTGCTATTTCTTGAGCCGATGACATGGAGTTTTGAGTTCCCAGCGTCGTTTGAGTCTTCAATTCATGAGTTTGGAATCCGGACGTAGGACGAACGACACCAAACTCACTTTCCTGATCTAAAGTTTGCCCTACAAACCTCATTTCACGCCAACCCATTTGAGTATTAACTGCTCTTTATTTCATCATGTCTACCTTTGGATAGAAGTGATCTCACCCCACCCAAAGATTTGACGAAGAACAACAAGCGACTGAGATGACGATCTCAAGGCAAAGTGCTTGAGATCATAACACCCAAGCCTTTTGGCTTGCTATCACTAAGTCTGAGGTTTTAAAAGTATGCGTCGAATGGAGTAGGGGTAATTTCTGATTCTACTACCAACAGCCAACTTTTGCACCTCAATTGACTTCTCAGGTAGGAGTTAAAAAATTACGCCACAAGTTACAAATATTTACATAGGGA
Coding sequences within:
- a CDS encoding SAM hydrolase/SAM-dependent halogenase family protein yields the protein MFISLIADYGNGDPAFAEVTQRLLMALPASQIYCLSVPPFSTLATGFWVAQLGLNPGSADRLIYHNCAPRQDDPEARKNNEGEGLTYALLPNGVKVVGVFAGYTLSFIKDHAEVLHTVKVSRGGSQFRSRDVFPTAAAAIASGDTSLLGEVLQPDQIPDAPSDRIAWCDGYGNIKTTIPAHSVDLKPEQKVVVRVGDVVSDAIYSDGSFKVPEGTLAFSPGSSGWNSAKDNQPIRWMELFLRGGSAWERFGRPRLNQLVTRLS
- a CDS encoding MgtC/SapB family protein, which gives rise to MSQTYLLSPNDWLGISFRLCFAMLVGAIIGIERELKNKPAGLRTHMLVSFGAALLTLIPLLVDENELNSDALSRVIQGITAGIGFLGAGEILRESQQESRKKIKIHGLTSAAAIWVSAALGIAAGCGLWQISLIGALLCFLVLRVFKKVEPHS
- a CDS encoding TIGR04168 family protein, yielding MTSYQEKSIKIAVVGDVHDQWEAEDELALKHLGVDLVLFVGDFGNESVDVVEAIASLNLPKAAIMGNHDAWYSASDWGRKRCPYDREKEDRVQEQLDLLGEAHVGYGKLDFPELNLSVVGSRPFSWGGLVWKNAEFYQERYKVTNFAESTERIVAAANSAAYETIIFMGHNGPIGLGDRAEDPCGKDWYPIGGDYGDPDFADAIAQSRNQGKTIALVTFGHMHHQLRHTKELRNPIYVGAEGTVYLNAASVPRIIQTPSDRLRNFSLVSLQNGVVSQVSLVWLGGGFNIASEQILYRRQESVQSILSQ
- the nadA gene encoding quinolinate synthase NadA; this translates as MFTNTLPQRTITQTDALPYDLFEAIKALKEKLNAVIIAHYYQDPDIQDVADYIGDSLELSRRAASTDADVIVFAGVHFMAETAKILNPDKLVLLPDLDAGCSLADSCPPDAFAKFKAAHPGHLVVSYINCSAEIKAMSDIICTSSNAVKIVNQIPENQPIIFAPDRNLGRYVMEQTGRDLVLWQGSCIVHETFSEKKIIQLKIQHPNAEVIAHPECEPPVLRHANYIGSTSALLNYSQASDSREFIVATEPGIIHQMQKREPNKKFIPAPPMNNCACNECPFMRLNTLEKLYLAMKNRTPEVTLPEEMRVAALRPMQRMLEMSI
- a CDS encoding TIGR04282 family arsenosugar biosynthesis glycosyltransferase translates to MSKECLIVFTRYPEPGKAKTRLIPALGTQGAANLHRQLTEYTLSRVRELQGERPTSVEVYFSGGSQQLMQDWLGADFVCKPQVDGDLGLRIVSAFDGAFSNGIEGALIIGTDCPDLSAKIMSEAFDGLILHDLVLGPALDGGYYLIGLRRVFPQLFAEIPWGTSDVLAKTIAIASSMNLSIAYLPPLADIDRPEDLAQLKNFEL
- a CDS encoding TIGR04283 family arsenosugar biosynthesis glycosyltransferase; this encodes MTEAPRISVIIPVLNEASRIRLNLASFEKTTNVEVIVVDGGSQDETVAIAKSLGVQVLSTAAGRDRQMNVGAKVATGDILLFLHADSRLPFGFDAMVRQALAERGTIAGAFELKIDARMRSLRLVEKMVNWRSRFLHLPYGDQAIFLKASVFHEIGGFPNLPIMEDFEFILRLRRLGNVTLVPASVLTSARRWQKLGVLKTTLINQIVIIGYFLGFSPSRLAEFYRTRK
- a CDS encoding M61 family metallopeptidase, whose translation is MTQATVVRDRYLPQTAPKIHYLVAIREPESHLFEVSLTLRDWQLQVLDLKMPVWTPGSYLVREYSKHLQNFSAYSGDQPLTWRKLSKNHWQVDTNGVSKVTVNYRVFANELTVRTNHLDATHGYFNSAALLFYIPEFEQQPILITIVPPRPEWHITTPLQVASDLELPILNFGSGDVRQKSESAESNQESDYPKSTIDNRNTFLAPDFDTLVDSPFEIGTHQLYHFEVMGKPHELAIWGKGNAEAERMIPDIQKIIEVEAQLYGGLPYDRYVFLLHLASTGAGGLEHKNSCTLNYHRFGFREPDKYNRFMQLVAHEFFHLWNVKRIRPKALEVFDYTGENYTPSLWFSEGTTSYYDLVIPFRAGIYDIKSFLNELGKEITRLQTTPGRRVQPASESSFDAWIKLYRPDANSGNSQISYYLKGEMVSFLLDLLIRARHENKRSLDDVMRQMWQQFGQDEVGFTPEELQQVIESVAETDLKEFFARYVDGTDELPFDEYLSPFGLRLVGEKEEPVAYLGVTAKTENGREMLKFVEAGSPAQLAGIDAGDELLAIDGFRVTAQNLSDRLKDYNPGNTIQVTVFHQDELRTSLVTLAEPRPTSYKIVPVESPDDTQKQNFARWLG
- a CDS encoding Crp/Fnr family transcriptional regulator, translating into MQTKAFSELFPLFNTAAPETLEWLLSVAVDHEYPSDRAVLMEDAWGNAVYFLVSGWVKVRRLSGEDVVTLAILGRGDFFGEMAILDESPRSTDVIALSSVELLSVSAQRFIQTLFKDPQLHHRMLQLMVKRLRQTNLRFQMRHQPPAVKLANTLVGLGENYGESTETGTEIFNIPFKDLANVTDISVEDTTKIMGKLDSKGWIKINPARQTLHLTNLKQLTHLAGRI
- a CDS encoding HetZ-related protein 2, giving the protein MSSAQEIAQNWRKELASDCPEYSAATHESIISWLMGEDLERFETFNPTQMTIAKQAMEYRYRILRQRYLGVGPERAYRNLTTRLGSLVLLRNKIRTWVALSRDRQRAVADVLQEVIQELLHSDRYIQQQITWITKCTEDTRLRNSLLMSSIEEYCLRPIRNQPLLVYRFVNYLRRSQRGGMTHVPDGELVRLVSEEVTPDEADNPVSLLDAQAVSQYQENQAIEEQMSMRTAVKQEFRSYLTENVSKEAAAWLELYLQGKSQEAIASALNLQIKEVYRLREKVSYHAIRVFAIKTQPELVANWLQTSVQDSFGLTLTQWQQLCESVTPVSRQLIELLKNGKSMEAIAAELNMKSHQVMGEWSKLYLAAQALRSDP